One Ostrea edulis chromosome 6, xbOstEdul1.1, whole genome shotgun sequence genomic window, ACACCTACCGACGCAGCGGAAGCAGGGCCAGGTTACACCCATCTTTAAGAAAGGGGACAGAAGTACACCGGGCAACTATAGACCCGTGAGTTTGACGTCGGTTCTCTGTAAGGTTATAGAGGGCATGGTGTGAGAGATGCAGTGAGGCAGCATATGACTATTAAGTTTTAAGTCACGACTTGTTTTGTGACGAGCTACGCGGGTTTGTACCAGGACGCTCCTGAATGACACAGCTGTTAGTGTGCCAGGATGAGTGGTCAGAAGCACTGGGTAGAGGAAACCCCCTTGACACAGTCTGTCAAGATTTCAAAAAAAGGCTTTTGATAAGGTTTCGCACAAGAAACTACTGAACAAGATTGGAAGCTACATGGCATCAAAGGCAACATCGGAGCATGGATAACCAACTTCTAAGAAGGTTGTTTCATCAACACGTCAACAACGCTGTAGGAAAAGCCAACGGAGTGTTGGGGGTCATCAAAAGGATATTCACTACAAGGGCCAGCACggtcataaaaaaaatgtatacaacgATGGTTCGTCCAACACTTGAGTATTGCAATGCACCTCGGATACAGCACTTAGCAGGTGATATCGATATGTTAGGAAAGGCACAGGGCTAAACCCGTTTTGACCCGAAACTATATTTATGGTGAGGAACGATACAGAGACGAGCAACGAAGATTTGCAACGACATCAAGAATCTTCCCTGTGAAGAAAGGTTgtaatcaggggcggatccaggaattgcggttacagggggtgccactttatgaggcagggggtctgggagcaaagccctggtgggggcccacggggcgaagctcctggattttacagattttatagggcttgaaatatatctcctatttagtcttttgtaccattttctatcattttttatgaggtgaaattaataaaatgacgcaaattttaagggtttttgaaaaaaattaagttctcccaataacttaattcaagaaatcaatagattttgtcatttatttctccggaagtggaagaaattattgcttcatacatcgtttagtacatttttctaaacaagataccacgatttaccttaagtttgaaaaacttaggggggggggcgccggctgcgcccccccccccttaaatccgccactggtagtTGCCATCCCTACACTACAGGGAAAAACGGGGCGATATGATAGTGTACAAGATCTTGCTCGATGGTGTTGTTAAAAATACACAACCACTTGAACGTTAGAAAGTACTCATTCACAATAAGAGTCGTCAACGATTGAAACAGTCTACCTGATTAGGCCGTGAATGCGAAGGACGATTTTAAGACCAAGCTTGAAAAGTGCTGGAATTACGAACAGTACCTGACCAGACCCACGCATACCAGAAGATTCGAGCGGGAGTTACAGGCCTAGGCTTTTTCTTGTAGTTGGCCAGGGTGGGGTTATATCTTGAGGTCGAAGTCTAAGTATATGCATTTATGGGGGGAATTCTTTAGAAGTATTCTCGTTAAGATGATCAACTGAACAATTTGTCAAAATGATTTGCAGGCAACAAGTGTAGTGTATTTTCAAGTTAGTGCCAACCCGAAATCAGAGATGGGCAACAGCAAATGTTCTaaattttcatgcaaatgtGTTTAgggaaattctttttaaaattctagAGAATCAAAAGGATACAGTTTGTCTgttcgaattttttttttatatgaaacaatttcaaaagtttgatttgtataaattaaaatatgttcaaatcatgatccctgggggtCACAATGGGGGTTTTAAGTCGTGCATACCGATGTATGAGTTCTATTTGTTTAGATCAAGGGTAGAAGAATTAATCGGTGTAATATACAGGCAACTTTTAAGTTAACGCACTGAAAATTGGCCAGTTTTGGAGGGTCATAGTAGGcctgggttaaatatttttatagggAGGTTTAGGACCACAAGAATACAGTTAGACTAGCTAATATGAAGGTGTTCTTACGCGTGTAGATTCACGTTCATAGTGAGCTCTCTGGAAAAGTCTGCTCCGTCCCAaaattttcccagagagctacagatttaCAGCTAGCCCATAGTAGGAGTTCAaagtatacacatgtatatatacatgatgaTTGAATATTCTAGGACTAGATTATATTACTCAGTTTAAATTACAGCTCTCAAGATTAATATTATAATTACTAGTAGCGGATCCAGCGCCGGACACACGCCTCTCCTCTTCACAAATATGATCCATTTTATGTCCTAAGATATATGTGTATAcgtcatatttttaaaactccGTATTATCAATGGTTTCACCCCTGGACTCCCAccaacagtggcggatttagaggaggcgcagccggcgccccccccctcccccctaaaattttccaatttaggtaaatcgcggtatcttgttcggaaaatgtactaaacgataaaagaagcaataatttcttccactcccggagaaataaatgacaaaatcttttgatttcttgaattactttattgggagaagttaattttttccaaaaatcccTTAAagtttgggtcattttattaatttcaccttatcaacaTGATAGAAAAaaagtacaaatgactaaataggagaaatatttcaagccccataaaatctgtaaaatccaggacccactgcctcaaaaagtggcgccccccttaaccgcaattcctggatccgcccctgaccaGGATTTCGCCTTGGACGCGCTGGAGCCGCGGTGTTTAAATTTGCCGATGATTTGGTAACAAATTCATCACAAgaattgttttacatattatatCACTGCATTTTATTCCTCTTCAGATCTACACCTGGGGACCTGTTACGAAATTCCATGAATTTCTAATAACTCTATAAAAAAAGGCAAACATTCCGTGACAGGTCCAAGTGCTTATACGTAAAGTAAAAGCCATGTTATGTTTAGAgttagtctctctctctctctctctctctctctctctctctctctctctctctctctcgttcgtagtaaatatatattgCATTGCTCGCATGGAATGTTGGACGACATCGCATGTCTCTCATCTATTGCACCCGTTTGGCGCTTCCTTTACAGTTGCCAATGACCATAGCGGTCAGCGACACCACGTCATCGATTTGCACGCTGTGTCAGTGTACTATGCGTTCCTGGTCTGTCTGAGATATGCCAATGTTCGATTGATTTGTCTTTCCATGCGTTGGGCTTTACAAGTTTGGCAGTACAGTGACCTATGTTCAATACCTTTATAAATACGGTGGCGTTGACTTAATCTGGACCAACGACAGTCCAGTAACTTTATCTAATCGAGAACTAagtcttttttctttcttttttttctctctctattgCTGTGGTTTTGTTTACGGATTTTAAACGTTTATGGAAATTGTTCAGTTTATGAATGCGCACGGCCAGATccgtatatatatgtatcttcatTCCCAAGACATGTACATACATCCGATGTAACATGTCTTTtcacaaatacaaatatatcagtGACAGGTGCGTTCACAGAACTgccagtttcacaaaactaacttacgactaagatctaACTTAAGACATAATTTTTTCCTAAGTTCATTCCTTATCCGTTTCACAACAAATGTCGTATCTTAGGATTTTCATAAGTTCTTTCGTAACTTTACGACAGGTAAGTAGGTGTCTTAAGTCCAAACTAAATATGGCGGCGGCCTTTATTTTGATGTGTCATCGTCAACTTAGACGAGAAAGACAATTCAGAGATGGAAAGAATCCTTTAGATTATATGAACGACATGGAGATTGATCATCGACTTATGCCAAATGATGGAAAACGATTTGAAAAGACACACTCGTAGGTCCCAATCATTGCCAACATCGTTAAAAGTCATGGCTGCCCTCAGGTTTTATGCCAAGGGGAATTTCCAATTGGTGACTGCTGATCTCCACGGCATCAGTAAGTCCAACGTTTCCAGAATAGTTAGAGATGTTTCTTCTTTACTTTCAAACATGAGCCCTAACTACGTCAAGATGCCTGAAGGAGATGCAGAGGGCTTAGTGGAACTTGAAGGTTCCTTATCGAAAGTATCAACCCCACCCGAAATCCCAGAAACGCACGTGTTTCCAATTATAGCTTGGATTTTATCCTCTATTTGAGTGATTTCTACTTCTCTGGGCAGGGGGCCACCGCCAGTTTTTCGCTGTTCTCGTCTATTCAACGCCATCTCTCTTTTCGTATCGCTCGTTAAGCAGCTCCATTTTTTTAGCTCATCAACTGTTCTTTCTTGGGAGGTATTAACTACGTTTACCTTTGCTGTAATTTCTTCCCATTGTCTTTTTTTAGCTGAATTTGTCACGCTGGAGTACTGTTTGGATATAacacttcttttcttttttctacctCCTCAGTTAAGATTTATATTTCTGCCGTTgagatattttgatttctttttgaCTGCGACATGTTTACATTTCGAGCACGGCATGGGTTGTGGGGCTCGATTTATTCGTTGAATTGGATAGTGAGTTGAacaataaaatcattgaaacaTGACAGACCGTCAATTATTGGAAATGTGTTgaatttctacatgtatttgcaatATCGGGCTGAAACAGgtgacagccccccccccccccccccccccccccctctctctctgaAACTATGTACCTATGTCAAACTTAATTGCTTGTATAGTGTGTATCTAATAAGGTTTTctatcaattatcattttttaatgattaattTACACAAGCCATTTATTCACTACCGGTATTTAAACTGTTAATGCAAAATCTGAAAACACTGCTCACCTGTTTTGATTTACAcatatttaagatatatcttaggAAAAGAGATTTCTTATGAACGTTTGGTAAAACAGTTGTGGATATTCTTAGGAAATTCGTAAGTTAGAACTTAAGAATATCTTACGACATATCTTAGGAAAGTTTTATGAAACTGGACCCTGCACTATGTAATTATTTATCTCACTAGATCAAACTTCATACAATTCAAATACGTATTTTGGGGTGGGATTTTGTGGGAAATGTCACTTCGGGGGTTTGGTTGTAGGGTTCTGGGGAAGGGGGTACCTCACGGAGTTACCGATTTCACGGTAGAgtttttgggggagggggtaccTCAAGGAGTTACCTATTTCACGGTAGAGTTTTTGTGGGGAGGGGACACTTTGAACAGCCGTTCGATTGTAGAAAGTACAGCTATTTCGTTCACTAGCTTCAAAATATCTAAaagaaatgttaaatttttatcaaGCATTCGATGACGTTCAGCAGTTGAGGAGATCCTCATTGGAGAATTAACGATTCTAATGAAAAtaaagtacaaaataaataattaatagaatttatgatttatttttatttttacagaaatGTATTTCGATGTGCATTTATAAATACCTACACACGTCAGGGAAAATACCAGGTCATACTCCAaactattttttgattttttggcGTCAAACTTGATTTTTGATAATAGTAcgaaatatcaataattttcatttattctttaaaatatattttaaactctTGTAAATGACTACATACAAGACACTCTTATATATCTCTTACGGTGTTTTACAACTAACAAAATACGGGGAAAACATCTGCAATTTTTCCGTCTCATCATTTGTCAGTCATATTTAATTTTTGGGTGCATTTATTAACACATGACACCACtggcggatctagaccttacggggggggggggggggcaaagggccgaagggggggggggcatgggaGGGGGTTagcttttaaaaagattgattcaaaatggtgcattttaatgcattttcgaCTGAAATTCTTGCTCctttttcctttcatttataATCACCACATCCTTTATAGGTTCAGGTatggttaaaaaaaaagagcgaatttttttttcaaaccccGTCCCAATCCaccccccccctaaatccgccCCTGTGGTGCCCAGCACAGGGTGTAGAAGGTGTACACCAAAAGGTGCACTTGATTGCGGAAAGGTGTACACTTCGTGGTCAGTGTAGACAAACCAAGAGGGCCCATATATTTGCTGCATTAGGAGTAgacatagctgcagaactgtagctgaggaaatattgggacagatcagtcTCAGAGAGATAGTAGAAAGTGAACATTCCATTATTACCCTCATAATATCGAACGGATATTGACTGTCGTGAAGTCAGAAAGGTTCAATACTCTaagtatattttgaaaagaaatgtgtatttttaaagataatcTCCCCGGACACTTCGTACAAGAGCGTTACGAGGCGCCACCATATATAAACACGacttgtatacatacatgttatatatacgGGAATTCCTGTTTAagactaaaaataataaaaatagatctTGCGACAGTGTTTATTTAAACCTTCGAAAACAAAATAGGGCAGTCACCGATCATATGAGCCTGCATGTACTCCTTGCCACTTGTATATAAAAGCACGGTCACTGGAGTGTAAGCATAGACACACACAAAAGCTGGATTTCCATTTGCGCTCCTTTTGTGACTGATAATTGAGATGCAGTCTACCAGTTCTACTACAGTTTTCTCTAACGTGCACACCGATATGACAGATCCCGAGGGCCCGGTCGCGCGCCCCCAGCATGGCAGTGATTCAGGGAAGGAGGCGTACTCTTGTCTCTGCAGCTCCTTTATCTTGGTACTTTGTACCGTCCTTGTTATTTTTGTCATTGGAATCGTCAAAGCCAGGTTAGTcgaattttatatacatgtatacttattgCACTGTTGTGACGAGGGGTTTTCATGTTAGTCGAATTTTATATACTTATTGCACTGTTGTGATGAGGGGTTTTCATGTTAGTcgaattttatatacatgtatacttattgCACTGTTGTGACGAGGGGTTTTCATGTTAGTCGAATTTTATATACTTATTGCACTGTTGTGACGAGGGGTTTTCATGTTAGTCGAATTTTATATACTTATTACACTGTTGTGATGAGGGGTTTTCATGCATGGGGTTAGTCGATGTCCGCGAGTGACAACACTACTGGCACCAAGTGCCGCACCAGTGACACGAAggatttgtaaaaattaaaaaaattatcactgTTTTTAGCGTGCGATGCAAATTGAAAGTGGGAATCTGCACTCTGCACCGATCGATGTGTCAAACCAGTGAGAAtggataaatatttattgattaaattattcATTGATTACCGACGAATTTTATTTGTCATTAATTAGGTAGATGCGATGTTTTGTCTTCGTCAGCCATATAGTGTGTTATTGCAAGTCCAATATAGTATCTTTTCATTAGAAATCCGAGATTTCTGAACAAGGGTTTCCCGTTCCATAAATAGATCAAAGCAAGAAACGTGACTTTTTATAGAAGAAGTACACATATaaactgctctctctctctctctcattctctctaaACAttgtctctttctctctctctctctccttatcTCTGTTGTCACTCTTTCTCTCGTgtcactttctctctctccgtTCTCTCTATTCTCACtctcttcctctctctctctctctctctggtggAGGTTTTGTCCGTTATGGATCAATAGATCGAGGAATAGCTGACGTATGAAGGAGAGAATGGGATATCGGATGATTGCATCAGGGCACTGACCTCTGGTCTATATCGTATCCCTAATCCACCCCATATAATTAGGTGAAATGAATACACATTGTTCCCGGAGACGGTATAAAAGGCCGTACAGATCCAAGAACCAGAAATACGCCATTCGCGGTCGTCGACACAGTTTTCATTTAATTCAGACCAGCGAGGTAGAATTTCCGTGGTTAATGTCCAATTTAAAGCATACAATGTATGTCGGAGGGCTTGTTTCACTGattatttcattgaatttttttaatttgttggtaatatcaatatttccccttaaacatgtttatttctattttctttttataaagtTTTAATCCTGTGTCATAGAGAGAGATTCTGTTATAACTCTGGTTTTATTTTTCAGTATGGCGGATGACGGGTATGCGTTGGGTAATATGGTGTTCATGGGGCTTTGTATCGCCATTATAATCATGCTGATTTTTACCTCGTTATCCTGTCTGTGTATGTGCCACAAACGTTATACTTATGTGGAGGGGGACGGGATCTCAAATGTAAGTATTTGTATCAGATTGTGTcagtggtgtgtgtgtgtgtgtgtgtgttgtgtgtgtgtgtgtgtgtgtgagagagagagagagagagagagagagagagaggtattGTGTACATCCTGAAGAAGAATTCGCCTTTCATATACTATAAGTATCCCATTCTTTTCAAAGAACCTACCCTCATAACATGTCCTACGCATCGCGacttagttttaaaaaaaaaaaaaaaccaaattaaAACTTAGTCAAGTAGCTTCCCCCATTTTTCCAAACTTCTGAAAATGTCTGTATCCGCCTCTGACGTGGGTGatcttaataaaaatatatattgatgtgACTTTTCTTGTACTCATGTGTGTTTACAAatcatgcttttttttttttttttttttttttttttttttggtatctATGCTACGCCCCCAGTGGGACCATGATTGGCAAATAAATCTATTctgtattctatatatataaaaaagtacATGTTTGCGCAAAACCGGGGTATACAATGGTTGTGTTGAATTGTTACATCAGACATAACGAGTGGTGAGCGTGATAACGGGTAGCTAAATAAGGAACATGGACGCGATTTAAGCggaatcaaattttatttttctacttttaaagtttagaatgcttaactaaggtatttctaatggtcagcaaaaatttaattgttagttgtcgaggtacatgtgAGATAAAGAGtccacaattctttgttatttaAACAAGGCACGTGCCATGGTTTAGTTTATATAGGTtaaatataagtacatgtataagtaaaagtagatttattttttttcagtttacaaGTTCATTCTGAACACAAATAGTTTTTAGTGTTTGGTACTTCtcgttttgttttaaacatgctattttttatttatccatctttttgtaaacaaaaacatgacacgagccttgtttacacaacaaagaattgagtgctgtatctcacttgtaactcaacaactgatattcaaattttggttgaccattagaaatactttaatcaaatatcataaacaataaaaatggaaaaaattgaatttgaaaattttcctctcaaatcgtgtccatgcccatTTAATAATGTCCCCGAGCAATAATCAGGAAATAACGTTATCAAACTTTTGATTTGTAGAAGACCAGTTCAAACAAAGGCGGTGCTTATTACATAGTGGCCTGGAAcatgaagattttaaaacaatcGGGTAAGCACACCGTGTATTGTACTCTGATGTTATAAAACAGAAAGTTCTAAATCTCAAGTGCACCCGCTTGTCCACACGCTGTTAAAACGTGATTCTTGAATGAAATCACCGGCTGTAAATTTAACTTCACAATTAGCAGAATGTGTGTCAAGTGCACAGAGAAATATAGACGAGAGCATCTTCTCTAGCTAAGGATTTTCGGGTCCACTCGATCCGCTCCCATGTTTAGGATATTTAGGCCTATAAATAAAACCATCTACTTATTCACAATCTATAAATAAAACCATGTATCGCGATTATATGATTCATCATCATCTGTGTCTTGCCTGGGTTAACAatactacattgtacatattgCTGTTAATATTATTTCATCTCCATGTAGGTGTAACAAATCCTGCTTGAAATATATGTTATGCCCTCAGTGGGACCATGATTGGCAAACAAAGCCTTTCTTATCACTTAATTTAAAGTGTGAAAAGactaaaaaagaaaatgttctgAGGAAGGAAGGACCCAACAGGCGTTATATTGCatgaattgtttttaaagaacGAAATGTGTATATGTCTATAGCTTCATACTTGTAAAACTTCAAAGtgcattttgatttaaaaaaaaccctggcCCCTCGACCAGTCGTAGTGTAGTGAATAAAGGGCTATACCTGTACGTATGCGAATACCTGTTAGTTATAAAAGCAACATACATATCTTATTAATCTCTAGACAAACCACAGTCAGAAACATACAAACAGCTCttgtatatcataaaaagcGGAGTTTGCTTCGTTCTCAATGATCCATGGTGTTTAAAATATACTGATACCTGTACTTTTCACAGTTACGTCATTACTTTCTTGTATTGTAGGTACCGATTGTCCAATCTGTTGGGAACAAATGGACTCAAAGCAAGAACTGAAAGCAAAACTCGTCTGCCAACATggtatgtcatatatatatatatatatagagagagagagagagagagagagagagagagagagagacagagagagacagagagagagagagtttagcACATAACATATTCTATTTCTATTCTTAACTTTCTTTGTAGTTTTTCATTACCAGTGTTGGATGAAGTATTCCCAGATGACAGACATCCCTTCATTGTGTTGTCCCCTCTGTCGAGCCACGCCCATCAAATTCCCGGGGGTAGAACGGATTAAGTCCGACTTAAAAATCTTCGTAGATCGCTTCCGATGTTTTGTGCAACGCAGGGAACCCCCAGACTCCGAAACACGTAAGTTgcttaatccccccccccccccccccccccccccgtgagGTTATGTTACAGAAACAATGACATTTTCTATGAACATATTGTTGTTTCTGTCTAGTTTTAAAGGTGACTAACATTAAATACTAACACACGTAAAAAAGGGAAATACCAAAATGTGTTGCAAGCACTTCAAATttcttcatatacatgtaaataccccTTTAAGAGATCAATAACATAAACACATACAAATATCatcgaaaaaaaaatagattacaatgtacatgcTTTAGAGAGGGGTGGGGTGCATATCTAT contains:
- the LOC125647893 gene encoding uncharacterized protein LOC125647893 isoform X2: MQSTSSTTVFSNVHTDMTDPEGPVARPQHGSDSGKEAYSCLCSSFILVLCTVLVIFVIGIVKASMADDGYALGNMVFMGLCIAIIIMLIFTSLSCLCMCHKRYTYVEGDGISNKTSSNKGGAYYIVAWNMKILKQSGTDCPICWEQMDSKQELKAKLVCQHVFHYQCWMKYSQMTDIPSLCCPLCRATPIKFPGVERIKSDLKIFVDRFRCFVQRREPPDSETPGVAMIDV
- the LOC125647893 gene encoding uncharacterized protein LOC125647893 isoform X3, with protein sequence MQSTSSTTVFSNVHTDMTDPEGPVARPQHGSDSGKEAYSCLCSSFILVLCTVLVIFVIGIVKASMADDGYALGNMVFMGLCIAIIIMLIFTSLSCLCMCHKRYTYVEGDGISNKTSSNKGGAYYIVAWNMKILKQSGTDCPICWEQMDSKQELKAKLVCQHVFHYQCWMKYSQMTDIPSLCCPLCRATPIKFPGVERIKSDLKIFVDRFRCFVQRREPPDSETRVAMIDV
- the LOC125647893 gene encoding uncharacterized protein LOC125647893 isoform X1, which codes for MQSTSSTTVFSNVHTDMTDPEGPVARPQHGSDSGKEAYSCLCSSFILVLCTVLVIFVIGIVKASMADDGYALGNMVFMGLCIAIIIMLIFTSLSCLCMCHKRYTYVEGDGISNKTSSNKGGAYYIVAWNMKILKQSGTDCPICWEQMDSKQELKAKLVCQHVFHYQCWMKYSQMTDIPSLCCPLCRATPIKFPGVERIKSDLKIFVDRFRCFVQRREPPDSETRKLLNPPPPPPPPP